Part of the Bacillus sp. THAF10 genome is shown below.
GTGTTTCAAGTGTCGTTAGAATGATGAGTGGAAGAATGAAATGAAGGAAAAGAAAGAAAACAAAAATAAAGAAGAGGAATTTTACGGGTTTCTTTTTCAAAACAGACAAGGAATCAGCCTCCTGTATTTCGTTTCTTTTTTTCTTTATGAGATACAGAGGTGAGGTTTTAGTGAGGAAAAATTATGGCGGGACTGCGTGGGAATCGAACCCACCTGAGACGGCACGCGCCTCACGAATGGTTTTGAAGACCATGACAAGCACCAGCATTGCAATCAGCCCCAAGTATTGACTAGTTATATTTTACTTTTACTGAAAGAGAAAGACAAGAGAAAACAGAGAAAAAAGTAGAAACGTTTGTTCGCTGTGTGATAAATTAGATGCATAGAGAGTGATAAAAAGAGGTGACGATCGTGAAATTAGAAAGGTTCACTCAGTACATAAGGAGCGTTGATTTATTAAAAGAAAACATTCCTTCATTTGAGCAGTTTCCATTTAACCTACCTGTCCTAAAGAGTTTGGAAAGTCTAGAATTCCATCCAAATGTGACTTATATTGTTGGAGAAAATGGGATGGGAAAATCCACTTTATTAGAAGGTATCGCAATCGCTTTAGGTTTTAATCCTGAAGGTGGTACTTTTAATTTTAACTTTTCCAGCTATAACAGTCATTCCGAGCTAGATCAGTACCTTCGAGTTGTGAGAGGATCAGAAAGACCGCAAGATAACTTCTTTTTTCGAGCGGAAACATTTTATAATGTGGCAACCAATATTGAAGAGCTTGATCGTGAACTAGGTGGGCCTCGAATCATTGACTCTTTTGGAGGCAAATCCCTGCACGAGCAATCCCATGGCGAATCCTTTTTTGCAGCCTTTATAGAACGATTTCAAGGAAATGGATTATACATATTGGACGAACCAGAAGCAGCACTATCTCCTTTAAGACAAATGTCCATGCTCGCAAGAATTAACGAGTTAGTAAATCAAGGCTCACAATTCATCATTTCCACCCATTCTCCCATTATCATGGCCTATCCAGATGCTAAAATAGTTGGTTTATCAGAAGAAGGTGCTAAGGAAATGACATTAGAAGAAACTTCGCATTTTCAGATTATGCAGCAATTTTTTGAAAACAGAGATAGGATGCTTTACCACTTATTCAATTAGAGGTAGGTGGTTGAGAAGGGGTTTCTACATTAAAAAGTGGGAAGAGACTTTAAAAGTGATGTAGATTACTAGCTTTACTTTAAAGTAGATGGCGCAGAAGAAATAGTTGAAATCTACATCCCATAGAAAAAGATGATTAATACACTATCAAAAACCAGGACCAATTTGGCCTGGTTTTTTTGTTATTGCAACAACTTAAGTAAAGAAACAATTTAGATTAATTTTCCAAAAATAGTTGCATTTTTATGGAAATGATAATATACTACATTACAACACTAATGCACTATGTAAGATGGAGGTGTGACGTTGATTTTAGATACAGATGGGTCAAAACCAATTTACATGCAAATTGCAGAATGGCTGGAAACAGAAATCCTAAACGATCATTTTACCGTTGATCAAAAGGTTTACTCTCAATATCAGTTAGCTGAAATTTTCAATATAAATCCGGCAACAGCTGCAAAAGGACTGACCATGCTAGTAGATAATCAAGTTTTATATAAAAAAAGGGGGCTTGGCATGTTTGTGACAGGAGAAGCCAAGAAAATCATTTTGACGAACAGGAAAGAACACACCTTAAAGAGGTTAGTTTCTGAGCTAGTTGCAGAAGCACATCAGCTTAATGTGGAAATGGAAGAATTAGTTTCCATGATAAAAAATGCTAGCGCGGTAAAGGGGGAAAAAGGGGATGGAAGTGGTAACAGGGCATAATGTAACAAAAGAGTATCGGGGTTCGAAAGCACTCAACAATCTCCATTTTGGAATTAAAGAGAACAAGATAACTGGGCTTATTGGGCGGAATGGTGCAGGGAAAACAACGTTGTTGAAAATGATGGCAGGATTCATACAGCCAACAAAAGGGGAATTGAATATATTTGGTGAAAGACCATTTAATAATCTGCAAGCTTCCGCAAATACTATTTTAGTAGATGATATGATGAGTTTTCCTACTGCACTCAACCTTGAAGAAATCCTCAAAGTGGCAGGTAGGTTCTACCCAAATTGGGATGAGGAATTAGCAAGGAAGCTTTTTCAATACTTTTCTTTTCGAAATAATCACCGTCATGATGAGTTATCAAAAGGAAAGAAGAGTACATTTAATATGATTGTTGGGCTTGCATCCAAATGTCCACTAACGATGTTTGATGAGCCGACGACGGGAATGGATGCGGCTGTTCGAAAGGATTTTTATCGAGCACTTTTAAAAGACTATCTGGCTTCCCCTCGAACAATCATCATCTCAAGCCATCATTTAGAGGAAATAGAGGATTTATTGGAAGAAATTCTTCTGATTCATAACGGCGAAAAGCTCCTTCATCTACCAATAGAAGCATTGAAAGAATATGCAATTGGAGTCAGAGGGAACACAACGATAATGAAAGAGTGGGCAGAATCACAAGAGATACTTTATACCAAAGAATTAAGCCCTGGCTCTTCTTACATGGTAATTGAAAATCTTTATAAAGAAAAAATCAAACAAGATGCTAATACCTATGGATTTCAGATATCACCAGTCTCACCAAGTGATCTATGCGTATACCTGACGAATCCTACGAAAGGTGGGATTGATGATGTCTTTAAGTAATGTTACTGTACAAAACGTTGTGAAAGAACAAGTTAGATATAAGCTTTCCGCATATTCAGGAGTGTATCTATCACTTGTTGTCCTTCAGCTTTTAGGATTATTATTTTCCTTTAATGGGTCCGGAATGTCTGGTGGAGGAAGAGGTGAGAGTTTTAGATACAGTATTTATCATTATACAGGTGACGGTGTCATTACCTTTACACTTTTATGGGCATTCATCGTTTCCATCATTATCACAACGAGAGCCTACAGAAATGATGACTTTACCTTTGTTTCTAACAGGTTAACGAGCAATCTCTCCAATTTTCTGTTTTTGGTCCTAGCTGCCATAATTGGAGCAATTACTGCAGAACTTTCTACTTATGTTTTAAAGGTGATTATGTACTTTCTTCCAAACTTTGGACCGTTTTATTATACAGGTAATCCATATTCGTTATTAGTACTGCTGCAAGGCTCTATGGTTACTTTCCTTTACATCATGTTGTTTGCTGGTCTTGGCTATTTTGTGGGGACCATCATTAGATTGCATCCTTTGTTAAAAGTAGTTGTGCCAGTTGTTTTATTAGGGGTTTTATTTTTTGGTGGAGCAACAGGTACCGGTGTACCAGATATTATCAAATTTTTTGTAGAGGAAAGATCTTTGACGATTTTTATTGCAAAATCAATTGCTACCAGTTTTATTCTTTTCGGAGCTTCAAGCTGGATTTTTAACAGAGTGGAGGTGAGGCAATGACGACCATAATTGGTGCATTTCTTCCAATCCTTTTATTACTTTTGTTTTTCTTCCTACTTTCAAAAGGATTAAGAAAAGTAAATTTCAATTTATCATCACAGAAAAACAACCTTATTTTAGGTGGATACATGGGGATTTTAGTTATATTCACTGTAGTGTTTTTCTTTTTGCCAGATGATGAATTTGTGAGAAGTGAACAAATATTAAATCACCCAGAAGAATCGGTTTACGATAGATTACTAGCGAAGGAAAACGTGGAAGGTGTGGCAAAAAAGGAAAGGATTCCTTTTAAAGAAAGTACCCTCTTCTTTCAAAGTACAGACTTTCCAGATTTCACTGTAATGTTTGAAAGAGATAAAGAATTAAAAGATGAGTTAATTGTGTCGGTTTATCCTGGGGTGTTAGAAATAGACAATATTGATGTTTCTTCCAAATTCCCTCTACCTTTTTATCAAACAGATGGAAATATAATGACAGTGAGAAACGGACTACCCGTCGAGGTAGAGTTCCATAAGTTCAATCAGAATTTCACCTACAGACAATTTAACGAAAACCGGTACCAAGAACATTCATCAAGTTTCTCTGACAGACCAATTATACATGTAAAGGTTCCAGATGATTTAGAAGTAAAATATGATCCGAATTTAGATGTGGTAGAAATAAAGTAGCATGAGGCCATCCTCATGCTTTTTTTAATCTTGGCTTAAAAATATCTTATTTTTCCAGTCACCTTTTCCTTCCTCCTGCATATACTTTCTATTGTGTGATTATAATTGGAAGGGAAGAAAAAGGATGAAAGAGATGTTTGTGAAAGAGAATGCAAAAGAGTTGGATTTAAAATTGGAAGCTTATACGAGTGGTTTTAAAGTGATAGAAGTAAATGTTTCCGATCAAACAGAAAGCTTACCAGCACTTGTGAATCCTATCAAAATTAATATGTAATCTTGAAGTGCCATTTCTTTTTTGTAGTATTACATAAAAGATGGATTGAAAAGCGTATCCGTATGAGGATGCGTTTTTTTCTTTGCATTGCTATAATAAAAAAAAGTCAGCAATTTGGAGGACAAGCTTGGATTTATATTGTACTAAACACAAAAAAAGGCTAGAAGAACGCTATTACCATGAGGAGCAAAAAATCCATCTCTATTGTGTGGATTGTGAGATAGAAAGAAATTACAACCAGAAATGGAGTAACAGCACCTCCTCAAACAAGATGTTCATAAAAAGAACAAAAAAAACACTCCTTTTCTCGCTGCTTATTGGCATGGTTATCGTGATCTTCTTACCATTAGGGACATTAGTGAAAGTTCTATTGTGCAGCATCCTTTTCCTTCTAATGATAAGAAATATTCTTCATTCCTATCAGTCCAGACTTCCTGATGAGCGCATGCCGGTTTGGGATGATATTAGAGCAAAAAGCCTCAATCAAAGCAGTATTCAAGCAAATGAAGTTTCTCACCGGAAAAGACAATGGAAAAAGGATTTTATACAGCAAAATAAAGGAAGAGCTTGGACAGAGGAAGACTGGCAACAATTTTTACGACAGTACTACCGAAAAGATTAGTCTTTTGGGACGTCCACCTATACAAGCAAAAACATGCCTTCATACGCTAAGAAAAAGGAGTGGTTTGTATGGCATGTATTATAAAAAAAGTCATCATTGAAAATGTAAATGGTGGTGTAGTCAATTTCGGAAATATTTTTAAGGCTTGTCCAATTACGGTAGAAAAAGGGGTAACAGGATCAGGATCAGGCAATTTAGGTAAGTGCATCAAAACAAGTACGAAAATTAGTATTGTAAATATATGTGGAAAAAAACATGTAAAAGTAATAGACGAAATAGGTGATGGATTTGACTAAGCATTTTACTATTGGAATGGCAGGCCATATTGATCATGGAAAAACAACGTTAACTAAGGCTTTAACCGGTGTGGAGACGGATCGGCTAAAAGAAGAAAAGGAAAGGGGAATATCCATTGAACTTGGATTTGCTCCTTTTTTATTGGATCATAAAACGCAATTATCCATTATTGATGTACCTGGACATGAACGTTTTATTCGACAAATGATAGCAGGAGTGTCAGGAATTGATTTAGTTATTCTTGTCGTTGCAGCAGACGAAGGTGTGATGCCGCAGACAAAAGAGCATTTAGCAATCATTAAATACTTGCAAATAAAGAATGGAATTATTGCTATTACCAAAAAAGATTTAGTGGAAGAAGAAATGCTTGAATTAGTAGAAGAGGAAATTGTGGATGAGTTAGAAGGGACTGTATTTCAGCACTCTCCCGTTGTGTTCGTAAATAGTACTAAAAATGAAGGAATCGATAGGTTGAAAAAATTGATATCTTCACAATTAGAGGATTTCGCTCAGCGTTCGATTCAGGGCCCTTTCCGTCTAGCCGTGGACCAGGTTTTCTCGTTAAAGGGGCAAGGCACGATTGTGAGAGGTACCATTGAAGAAGGGAGCATATCACTAGACCAGGAGTTAGAGGTGCTACCTGAAAGAATTCCTGTGAGGGTTCGTCACCTTCAAGTACATAATCATACTGTCCAATCTGCAAGTGCAGGTCAACGGGTAGCAATGAATCTTCCTAATGTGGGAAAAGACAGAATTGCTCGTGGAGATGTTTTAGCAACGCCAAACGCTTATGAAGCGACAGACACCATTGATGTTTCAGTAGAATTTATGAAAAGTCTATCTGCCCCCATTAAACAGAGAAGTTCTATAAAAATACATATAGGTACAGCAGAAGTGATGGGACGAATTGTCTTTTTTGACAGAAATGAATTTCAAGAAAATGATCACCAAGAAGTACTATGCCAAATTCGGTTAGATGAAAAAATCACAGCCAAACGGGGTGACCGTTTTATCTTAAGGAGACCCTCCCCAGCAGAAACAATTGGAGGTGGCTGGGTCATACAGCCAAATGGATCAAAGTACAGATTTGGTGAAGTGACCATTCAAAAGCTTACTAGCATCAAAGAAGGAACGCCAGAAGAAAGGGTTCAACAATTGTTCAGTAAAAGAGCGGTTGTACATAAAGAAGAAATTTTTCAAGAAACAGGGGTTTCTTTAGAAGAATGTCAATTTCTTATTAAAGAAGAAAAATTAGTAGAAATCAATAATGGTAAGTATTCATTTATTGATATTATTTCTAGTTTTGAGGAACAGGTTATCGACTATTTAAACCATTATCATGAGCGATATCCTATGCGTGTTGGTGCACCAAAAGCAGAGTTACTTATGGCGACAATGGGGGATGAAAGCAAGGACTTGGGACAGTATGTATTGCGATGCCTGATAGAAAAGAAGCAATTAGAGCAAAGGGAAAGTTTATTGCATCTTACACCGCATCAACCCGGATATCCTGTAGCTTGGAAAAAAAGAATGGAGCAGGTGGTCGGAGCTGTGGAGGAGGACAAGCTTACTCCTCAGCCTTTTTTAGAGCACGCACAAAAAGCTGGTCTGCCCGACTTGCACATAAACGAACTCCGATATTTCTTAGTATCACAGTCGATGGCCTATGAATTGGATGAAAAGCATCTGATCCATCGAAATGCCTTACACGAAGCCGTCAGAAAACTAAAGAGCATCTATACAGAAAAAATGGAGCTAAACGATATAAAAGAGACCTTCTCCTTATCAAGAAAATACCTTATTCCATTTGTAGAACTTTTGGATCGATTAGGCTATACAAAAAGAATAGAGTCTGAGCGGTATTGGAGGGAATAAAACAACACGCCATCTAGTTAACCTAGTTGGCGTGTTGTTTTTTCACTGTGATTGCTTTTTCTTTTTTCTCAACCACCTGCCCAATGATGGCAGAGTGTATGTTCCGTTTATTCAATTCTTTTACGTACAAATGAGCATCTTTTTCCGGCATGCTAACTAATAACCCTCCGGATGTAATAGCGTCACAGAGCACCAGTTGTTCAGAAATCGTCAAAGCTTCTTCATAATGAACAAAAGGAAGTAGCCATTGGTGATTAGATTTAGATCCACCTGGGATGATACCTTCATTTGCGAGGTCATATGTACCTGAGAGAACAGGTATTGCTTCTGAATACATCATAAAGCTCACATTACTGCCTAAAGCCATTTCAAAAGCATGCCCTAACAAGCCAAATCCGGTTACATCCGTCACTGCATTTGGATGGAAATCTTGAAGAACCAGAGCCGCTTCTTTATTTAGCATACTCATGATGCTAGTCACTTCTTTTTCTTGTTCAGGACTTGCTTTTTCCCTTTTGATTGCAGTTGTAAGAATTCCAACTCCAATTGGTTTTGTTAATACAAGGACATCGCCAGGGATTGCTCCAACATTTTTCCAAATACGATCAGGATGGATAAATCCTGTCACAGATAATCCGAATTTTGGCTCTTGGTCATCAATGGAATGGCCACCAACAATCACGGCACCTGCTTCTTTCACCTTATCAATGGCACCTGAGAGAATTTGATTAAGAATTTCTGGTCCTAATTCTTTTATAGGATATCCGACAATGTTTAAAGCTGTTTTCGGGGTACCCCCCATTGCATAAACATCACTTAAAGCATTAGCAGCTGCGATTTGTCCAAACATATAAGGGTCATCGACAACTGGAGTAAAATAGTCGAGGGTTTGAATCATCGCAATTTCATCTGTGATTCGATACACTCCAGCATCATCAGACGTCTGATACCCCACTAAAAGATTCGGGTCATGAATGTTTTGTGGTAAATCACGCAAAACTTGCGCGAGGTCACTAGGACCAAGTTTGCAGCCTCAGCCAGCTTTCGTAGATAAGGATGTTAAGCGGATTTTCTCATGCTTACTCACAAATACCACCTCCTCTTCACTAGTATATTCGCTGAAAAAAATGATTTCCAGTCATAAAAATTTTGATTTTTGCGAAAAACTAATGCTTGTACTACAATAGAAGTAATGACTAAGGAATTATTTGGTCATCGTAGTAACTAACATGCTTTTTAGGAGGAAAAAACATGAACAACTTTAAAGTATCCATTGAATTTTGCATGCAGTGAAACTACGCGCCAAAAGCCGCGAGTTTCGCGGAATCACTTTTCAGCCATTTTCGGACGAACATTACTTCCATGGAACTGATTCCTAGTTCAGGTGGAAGATTTGAGGTTTCCGTGAATGGAGAACCGTTCTATTCCAAATTAGAAACAGGTGTTTTCCCAAATGCGGAAGACATTATTGCACAATTGGAAGGAAAGTAGAAGAGGAGGGGCTGCCCCTTCTTTTCTGCTTTCTATCACGATATAGTAATGATACGAAAGAGGGAGAGAGGGTGAGTTTTTGAAGCAACAACTTTTACGCAGTATCCCATCCATTCATGAATTACAAACTCATTCTGCATTTGTACGATGGAAGAAAAAATACAATGTCGATCAGGAGTTTGTTACCAATGTCATGAGACAGTGTATTCAAACGCTAAGAAACGAAATTTTGTTAGATCAATGGCACAACAGCAATATGGAGGAAGAAATAGTAAATAGGGTAGAGAGCTTGTTGAAAAAGAAAATGAGTTATCGCCTACAGTCTGTTATCAATGCTACAGGCACCATTTTACATACGAACCTTGGAAGAGCAAGATTAAGCAGAGAAGCCATTAAGCGGATGGAAGAAGTTGCGTCCAATTACTCCAACCTCGAATATAATCTTGATAGTGGAATTCGTGGCTCGAGACATGACATTGTGGAGGATCTTATTAAAGAAGTCACAGGTGCAGAGGCCGCGATTGTCGTAAATAATAATGCTGCTGCTGTTTATTTTATCCTTCATGCGTTTGGGAAAAATAAAGAAATTATTGTCTCTAGAGGACAGCTTGTCGAAATTGGTGGCTCTTTTCGTATTTCCTCCATTATGGAAGAGAGCGGGGCGATACTTAAGGAAGTTGGGACCACTAATAAGACTCATTTAACTGATTATCAGGAAGCTATTAATGAAAATACGGCTATGCTTTTAAAGGTACATACAAGTAATTTTAAAACGATAGGATTCACCAAAACCGTGTCAACGGACGAATTAGTTTCTTTAAAAAATATACAAGATGACATTATTGTTTACGAAGATTTGGGTAGTGGTGTTCTGTATGACTTTACGAAAAAGGGAATTGGCGATGAACCTGTTGTTCAGAGGGTGATAGCATCAGGAGTGGACCTTGTTTCTTTTAGTGGAGACAAGCTACTCGGTGGTCCACAAGCTGGGATTATTGCAGGAAGAAAAGAGTATATCGATCAACTTAAAAAGCATCAACTTGCCCGTGTTCTTCGTGTAGATAAGATGAGCTTTGCTGGATTGGAAGCAACTCTTCAGGCATATGCGACAAATCAAGCGGAAACTATTCCTACCATTAGAGACATGCTTTTAAGCCAAGAAGAGGTAAAAGAAAAAGCAGAAACCTTTCTTTCTCTAGTAGAGGAACTTACGTTCAATTGGACTCTAGAGCCGACAACGTCCATGGTAGGAGGGGGGACGATGCCTGATGTTTCTCTACCTTCCTATGCAGTTGGTGTCACATCTGACAGATTAAGCTCAAAAGAAATAGCCGATTGTTTAAGAATGGGAACCCCAAAAGTAATCGTTCGTATTCAAGATGAACAGGTTCTCCTTGATTTTAGAACGATTACTTCATCAGAGATTCCACAGTTGATTAAAGCTTTTCAACAAATTTAGCCTTACATATCGTGGCTTGAATTGTGTTTTTGCCTAGAATGTTTTTGATTTTTTACTTTATGAGAACCGCTTAAAGGTGCAGGCTGCCCAGATTGATTGTCTTTCGGTTGGTTTCTTACCATATCTTTGTGGCTGTTTTTGTTCATCATGTATCTCCTCCTTTACGTATAGTGTTTGAAATGGATAACTGTTTATGCTGTCCATGTAAAGGTATATTTTTCTGCAATAATGGTGAGTATAGGTAGAGCGATTATATTGGAATGATTGAATAAAGGAGCGAAACCATATGCCATACCACAAAGACAAACAACAAGCGTTCCAGGCTGCACAGCAAGGAACAGAACAAGCAATGGATGTTTATCATTCCATTGTCAAGAACGATCCGTCTTATGGACATGATTTTAAACGGCTTGAAAATGAAGTGAATGAAGCATTAGAACAAATCAATAATGCGCTTGAAGTCGCCTCTGAAACACAAAGGCCGCAATTGCAGCAGTTTCAGCAGGATTTACAAAGAATGATTCAGCAAGGAAATGGAGAGCAATAAACTAAAGAGCCACCTGTCGTTAAGGTAGGTGGTTTTTCATAAGCTCTTTTCTAAAAGATTGTTGCTATAAACCTGGAAAAAGTCGGCTTTAAGACTTTTTCATTCATTACTCGAAGAAAAGTTGCCACATATTTAAAACTTCCTCCACGAAAAGAGCACGACAGCAACGTTAATTACGTGTTGCTTAACTATACGCAGTAGTAACAAAATTTGCGAAAACAGCCTTTTCATAAGCTCTTTTCTAAAAGATTGTTGCTATAAAACTGGAAAAAGTCGGCTTTAAGACTTTTTCATTCATTACTCGAAGAAAAGTTGCCACATATTTAAAACTTCCTCCACGAAAAGAGCACGACAGCAACGTTAATTACGTGTTGCTTAACTATACGCAGTAGCAACAAAATTTGCGAAAACAGCCTTTTCATAAGCTCTTTTCAAAAAGATTGTTGCTATAAACCTGGAAAAAGTCGGCTGTAAGACTTTTTCATTCATTACTCGAAGAAAAGTTGCCACATATTTAAAACTTCCTCCACGAAAAGAGCACGACAGCAACGTTAATTACGTGTTGCTTAACTATACGCAGTAGTAACAAAATTTGCGAAAACGGCCTTTCATATGTGAAAATACAAGGAATTTCAGCAGCCAAAGATATTCTTTGGCCGCTTTGTTGTAAAGGAACTTGCTATTGGTTTTTCTTGCGTTTTTTATTATTTTGCTTTTGAGCCTCCGTTAGTGGCTCATTTGCAAATTCTTCATTATAGCCAGCACCACGACCTTGTGCCTTGGCAACATTCATACCTGATATAACATGGTTTGCTTTTCTTTTTGCCATTGTGTTTCACCTCCATTACTAGTTTTGCCGTATGTTTCATTCCCATGTATTTGTGGAATATTACAAAAGATAAGGGAAACTTATGTGATACGATAACTTTATTGATATTTACTTATGATAAATGTTGTATTAAGATAATATCGTGAGGACTAAATGGTGGGAGAAACAACTCGAAAATTGTCTCAAAGAAAAACATTCGCAAACGCTTTCCATTGAAAGGAAAGCATGTTTTTCAATGCCTAAAATTGTTCATAGCGAAGTCCTATTAAACTATGAGTAGGGGGTAATACATATGACGAAGCAAGATGTTTTTAATGCCCGTTCATCTTTTGATGTCAACGGCAAAACGTATCATTACTATTCTTTGCAAGCGCTTGAAAAAGCAAACGTTGGTAACGTATCACGCTTACCATATTCCATTAAAGTATTGTTAGAATCCGTTCTGCGTCAAGTAGACGGTCGTGTAATCACAAAAGAACACGTTGAGAATTTAGCAAAATGGGGAACAGA
Proteins encoded:
- the selB gene encoding selenocysteine-specific translation elongation factor, producing the protein MDLTKHFTIGMAGHIDHGKTTLTKALTGVETDRLKEEKERGISIELGFAPFLLDHKTQLSIIDVPGHERFIRQMIAGVSGIDLVILVVAADEGVMPQTKEHLAIIKYLQIKNGIIAITKKDLVEEEMLELVEEEIVDELEGTVFQHSPVVFVNSTKNEGIDRLKKLISSQLEDFAQRSIQGPFRLAVDQVFSLKGQGTIVRGTIEEGSISLDQELEVLPERIPVRVRHLQVHNHTVQSASAGQRVAMNLPNVGKDRIARGDVLATPNAYEATDTIDVSVEFMKSLSAPIKQRSSIKIHIGTAEVMGRIVFFDRNEFQENDHQEVLCQIRLDEKITAKRGDRFILRRPSPAETIGGGWVIQPNGSKYRFGEVTIQKLTSIKEGTPEERVQQLFSKRAVVHKEEIFQETGVSLEECQFLIKEEKLVEINNGKYSFIDIISSFEEQVIDYLNHYHERYPMRVGAPKAELLMATMGDESKDLGQYVLRCLIEKKQLEQRESLLHLTPHQPGYPVAWKKRMEQVVGAVEEDKLTPQPFLEHAQKAGLPDLHINELRYFLVSQSMAYELDEKHLIHRNALHEAVRKLKSIYTEKMELNDIKETFSLSRKYLIPFVELLDRLGYTKRIESERYWRE
- a CDS encoding spore germination protein: MACIIKKVIIENVNGGVVNFGNIFKACPITVEKGVTGSGSGNLGKCIKTSTKISIVNICGKKHVKVIDEIGDGFD
- a CDS encoding small acid-soluble spore protein P, whose amino-acid sequence is MMNKNSHKDMVRNQPKDNQSGQPAPLSGSHKVKNQKHSRQKHNSSHDM
- a CDS encoding ABC transporter ATP-binding protein, yielding MEVVTGHNVTKEYRGSKALNNLHFGIKENKITGLIGRNGAGKTTLLKMMAGFIQPTKGELNIFGERPFNNLQASANTILVDDMMSFPTALNLEEILKVAGRFYPNWDEELARKLFQYFSFRNNHRHDELSKGKKSTFNMIVGLASKCPLTMFDEPTTGMDAAVRKDFYRALLKDYLASPRTIIISSHHLEEIEDLLEEILLIHNGEKLLHLPIEALKEYAIGVRGNTTIMKEWAESQEILYTKELSPGSSYMVIENLYKEKIKQDANTYGFQISPVSPSDLCVYLTNPTKGGIDDVFK
- a CDS encoding GntR family transcriptional regulator, encoding MILDTDGSKPIYMQIAEWLETEILNDHFTVDQKVYSQYQLAEIFNINPATAAKGLTMLVDNQVLYKKRGLGMFVTGEAKKIILTNRKEHTLKRLVSELVAEAHQLNVEMEELVSMIKNASAVKGEKGDGSGNRA
- the selD gene encoding selenide, water dikinase SelD → MVFVSKHEKIRLTSLSTKAGUGCKLGPSDLAQVLRDLPQNIHDPNLLVGYQTSDDAGVYRITDEIAMIQTLDYFTPVVDDPYMFGQIAAANALSDVYAMGGTPKTALNIVGYPIKELGPEILNQILSGAIDKVKEAGAVIVGGHSIDDQEPKFGLSVTGFIHPDRIWKNVGAIPGDVLVLTKPIGVGILTTAIKREKASPEQEKEVTSIMSMLNKEAALVLQDFHPNAVTDVTGFGLLGHAFEMALGSNVSFMMYSEAIPVLSGTYDLANEGIIPGGSKSNHQWLLPFVHYEEALTISEQLVLCDAITSGGLLVSMPEKDAHLYVKELNKRNIHSAIIGQVVEKKEKAITVKKQHAN
- the selA gene encoding L-seryl-tRNA(Sec) selenium transferase, with the protein product MKQQLLRSIPSIHELQTHSAFVRWKKKYNVDQEFVTNVMRQCIQTLRNEILLDQWHNSNMEEEIVNRVESLLKKKMSYRLQSVINATGTILHTNLGRARLSREAIKRMEEVASNYSNLEYNLDSGIRGSRHDIVEDLIKEVTGAEAAIVVNNNAAAVYFILHAFGKNKEIIVSRGQLVEIGGSFRISSIMEESGAILKEVGTTNKTHLTDYQEAINENTAMLLKVHTSNFKTIGFTKTVSTDELVSLKNIQDDIIVYEDLGSGVLYDFTKKGIGDEPVVQRVIASGVDLVSFSGDKLLGGPQAGIIAGRKEYIDQLKKHQLARVLRVDKMSFAGLEATLQAYATNQAETIPTIRDMLLSQEEVKEKAETFLSLVEELTFNWTLEPTTSMVGGGTMPDVSLPSYAVGVTSDRLSSKEIADCLRMGTPKVIVRIQDEQVLLDFRTITSSEIPQLIKAFQQI
- a CDS encoding AAA family ATPase; protein product: MKLERFTQYIRSVDLLKENIPSFEQFPFNLPVLKSLESLEFHPNVTYIVGENGMGKSTLLEGIAIALGFNPEGGTFNFNFSSYNSHSELDQYLRVVRGSERPQDNFFFRAETFYNVATNIEELDRELGGPRIIDSFGGKSLHEQSHGESFFAAFIERFQGNGLYILDEPEAALSPLRQMSMLARINELVNQGSQFIISTHSPIIMAYPDAKIVGLSEEGAKEMTLEETSHFQIMQQFFENRDRMLYHLFN
- the sspO gene encoding small acid-soluble spore protein O, producing MAKRKANHVISGMNVAKAQGRGAGYNEEFANEPLTEAQKQNNKKRKKNQ